tgctgccaatttaattatagttattgttattcatacaagttaattgtgtttaaattcacaaacctggtgattgtagtcATTGGTCTGctgaagactttgggtatttttaaaattaagagcTACTTTAAACTGTGTCTTTGGGTCAAGTggtgctggaattgaccatgcagtagaatcatagaatagaatcatggaatcctacagtgcagaaggagaccattcggcccattaaatctgcactgacccttagaGCTACCCATTTACACCCCCCTTACATTCCGCCCTATCCCTgctaccccataacctaacctgcacatccctggacactaaggggcaatttaacatgaccaatgtacctaacctgcacatctttggacggtgggaggaaaccggagtacccggaggaaacccacacagacacggggagaacgtgcaaactccgcacagacagtgacccaagaattgaacacccaggtccctgacactgtgagacagcaatgctaaccactgtgccgcccagagtGCCATAACAACGCAAAAACCTTTCCTGATTTCAATGCATTCACAACCTACTTCTAATTTTATTGCTATACGTCCTTTGGTTCTGGACACTTCCATCAGTGAAAATAGTATTTCCTtgatccaccctatcaaatcctttaacCATTTCAAACCCCTAAATTAGATCACCCCTCAAATATTCAATACACAATGGAATAAAAGCCTAATTTATTCAGTCTGTCCTCATAGTTTAACTATTTAACCCAGTATCATTCTGCTCAAACTACACTGCACTCCTTCCAAGCACAGAACTCAGCACAGTTCGCCAGATGGAGTCTGTCTTCAGTCGAAACACAACTTTCATTCCTTTGTATTCTAGCCCATTTGATTAAAGTAACTTTTTCCTATCCAACTTTAAGGATCAGGCAGTCAAATGTGTGGAAATAGATGTCTCACCTTTTGGTCCAAAGAGAGCACCATAGCATGGAGTGCTGCAGTAAGGCTTTCCACCATGCTGCAACAAGACAACACAAGATAAGCATCtctttttaaaaaggaaaggaCAAAATTAGTACAGTTTGGGGTAAGGAGACAAATTACGAGACAACTTACTTCAGCGAAAGAGCCAGGTATCAAGACTTTCTTGCATTTTTCACACTTCAAGCAGAATTTATGCCAGTCCTTTCCCAGGGATGACACTTTTTCAGCTGAGAAGAAAATAATGCAATGTGACAAATAAACTCTTTTATAACAAAATGGACAACAGCTCCTTGCAATAGAAACATTTGAACAAAGTTTAAAATGCTACACATTGGGAGATTTTGAGTAGTTTTGTTTGATTTGAAAGAGCCATAGTCCGAGGGAAGAACAAACCCTTTGCATGAGGAGAGGTCGAGGACCATTTTCGTCATCAGCCCCTTGTTGCGAGTCAATGAGAAGGATCCAAATAAACAGAGGACTTACATTTCACCTAAGCCCACCTGTCAGGAACCCAGGAGGTCAGGTATCAAGCAGTTTTTACGCTCTGTAATTGTGAGTGAGATGCAAATTCAGTGgatattgggtggcacagtggttagcactgttgcttcacagctccagggtcccaagtttgctacccggcttgggtcactgtctgtgcggagtctgcatgttctccccgtgtctgcgtggtttcctccggtttcctcccacagtccaaagatgtgcaggttaggtggattggccatgctaaaatgcccttagtgtccaaaaaaggttcggtggggatactgggttacagggataggatggaggtgtgggcttaagtagggtatgctttccaagggccgctgcagactcgatgggccgaatggcctcattctgcactgttaattctatgatactACCCAGTCAGTTAAGCTAAAATAAAACCAAAACATAAATGCTACCAGAGCAGACCTTGGTACTGGGGCTGTCACAGACACTGGAAAGAAGCAGAATTTGAGGTTTGTAGTTAACACTGAAGAGGACTGCAACAATAATACATGAATATACTTGTAGAATGGACATGTAAATAACACATGAATTTCCATCTAGGTAAATGTGAGGCAGTTCATTTTTGGCTGGAAGAATAAGGAAGCCATACACAGTTTAAATAGgatagaggaacagagggatctggagATAGATTCATAAATCATTAAACATAGCAAGACAGTTTTAACAAGGCTGCAAAATGCAAGAGATAGTGATTAATTAAGTACATGGGCAAAACGTGGCAAATGTGAGGCCATCCAC
This genomic window from Scyliorhinus torazame isolate Kashiwa2021f chromosome 2, sScyTor2.1, whole genome shotgun sequence contains:
- the crip1 gene encoding cysteine-rich protein 1 isoform X1, giving the protein MPKCPRCNKEVYFAEKVSSLGKDWHKFCLKCEKCKKVLIPGSFAEHGGKPYCSTPCYGALFGPKGFGHGGNESHKYD